The following are encoded in a window of Solidesulfovibrio magneticus RS-1 genomic DNA:
- the mazG gene encoding nucleoside triphosphate pyrophosphohydrolase, which yields MTEQDTRKNAAALAGLQDVIDALLGPDGCPWDKAQTPETLCDYIIEESFELVDCIRSGDVVGVGEELGDVLFLLLFVATLHERRGDFDLAQAFDGAAAKMIRRHPHVFADCDIKDREELLRNWERIKRAEKAEKTGLYASLPKGLPPLLKAYRVHSKAARAGFTWESDEAMAQALAAERAEFEAAVAAGDQTAMEEEFGDYLFSLTEYGRRLGLKANACLDGAVSKFLARYKSMEKLAAARGLDLDKLDMTAKNALWDEVKISS from the coding sequence ATGACCGAACAAGATACCCGGAAAAACGCCGCCGCCCTGGCCGGCCTCCAAGACGTGATCGACGCCCTGCTCGGCCCGGACGGCTGCCCCTGGGACAAAGCGCAGACGCCGGAAACGCTGTGCGACTACATCATCGAGGAATCCTTCGAACTGGTGGACTGCATCCGCTCGGGCGACGTGGTGGGCGTTGGCGAGGAACTGGGCGACGTGCTGTTTTTGCTGCTGTTTGTGGCCACCCTCCACGAACGGCGCGGCGATTTCGATCTGGCCCAGGCCTTTGACGGGGCCGCCGCCAAGATGATCCGCCGCCATCCCCATGTGTTCGCCGACTGCGACATCAAGGACCGCGAGGAACTTTTGCGCAACTGGGAGCGCATCAAACGGGCCGAGAAAGCCGAGAAAACCGGCCTTTACGCCAGCCTGCCCAAGGGCCTGCCGCCGTTACTCAAGGCCTACCGCGTCCATTCCAAGGCGGCCCGGGCCGGGTTCACCTGGGAGTCCGACGAAGCCATGGCCCAGGCGCTTGCCGCCGAGCGGGCCGAGTTCGAGGCGGCCGTAGCCGCCGGTGACCAGACGGCCATGGAAGAGGAATTCGGCGATTACCTTTTTTCGCTCACCGAATACGGCCGCCGTCTGGGCCTCAAGGCCAACGCCTGCCTGGACGGAGCGGTTTCCAAGTTCCTTGCCCGCTACAAATCCATGGAGAAGCTGGCCGCCGCCCGGGGGCTGGACCTCGACAAGCTGGACATGACCGCCAAGAACGCCCTGTGGGACGAGGTGAAGATCAGTTCCTAG
- a CDS encoding CvpA family protein, whose protein sequence is MTPTLNIADLSLAILWLFFAVRGYMRGLVKEAGSLAAIVTAFYLAGAYHKQLAPNLTEYISGNYAGTAAYLLIFTVTLLGVWFVALAISGIVKITMTQWADRFFGGGFGLVKGVILTAVLLFLLRLAAPDPDFLKGSMLVPVLDKMSTKLVNYIPPDINEKLRKFSKKELPDPINAALEKKAAAAAAAAAAAIGDKKPAEADKKPAEPEKKAEPAKKPETKPEAKPEAKSAEPPKKAEPAKPEADKKPAAPAPKPEAKPAEPAKPEANAKPAAPSPKVEGKPTEPAKKPEVKPAEPAKKTEPGKPESSLKPASPALKVEMRSTQAATPGQTPAKNTETAKALGNASPPAAAADKTAPAAKPRPAAPDKALQAAATDKPS, encoded by the coding sequence ATGACGCCGACACTCAATATCGCCGACCTCTCCCTGGCCATTTTGTGGCTCTTTTTCGCCGTGCGCGGCTATATGCGCGGCCTGGTCAAGGAGGCCGGCTCCCTGGCCGCCATCGTCACGGCCTTTTATCTGGCCGGGGCCTACCACAAGCAGCTCGCCCCCAACCTCACCGAGTACATTTCCGGCAACTACGCCGGCACGGCCGCGTATCTGCTCATTTTCACGGTGACGCTTTTGGGCGTGTGGTTCGTGGCCCTGGCCATCTCGGGCATCGTGAAAATCACCATGACCCAGTGGGCCGACCGGTTTTTTGGCGGCGGCTTCGGCCTGGTCAAGGGCGTGATACTGACGGCCGTGCTGCTGTTTCTCCTGCGATTGGCCGCGCCGGACCCGGATTTCCTCAAAGGCTCGATGCTCGTGCCGGTGCTGGACAAGATGAGCACCAAGCTCGTCAATTACATCCCGCCCGACATCAATGAAAAGCTGCGCAAATTCAGCAAGAAAGAACTGCCCGATCCCATAAACGCGGCCCTGGAGAAAAAAGCGGCAGCCGCCGCGGCGGCGGCTGCCGCCGCCATCGGCGACAAGAAACCGGCCGAAGCCGACAAAAAGCCGGCCGAGCCGGAGAAGAAAGCCGAACCGGCCAAGAAGCCCGAAACCAAACCTGAGGCCAAACCCGAGGCCAAATCGGCCGAGCCGCCCAAAAAGGCCGAGCCGGCCAAACCGGAAGCCGACAAAAAACCGGCCGCCCCGGCCCCCAAACCCGAGGCCAAGCCGGCCGAGCCGGCCAAGCCCGAGGCCAACGCCAAGCCGGCGGCCCCATCCCCCAAGGTTGAGGGCAAACCGACCGAGCCAGCCAAGAAACCTGAAGTCAAGCCAGCTGAACCGGCCAAGAAAACCGAGCCGGGCAAGCCTGAATCCAGCCTCAAGCCGGCCTCGCCTGCGCTCAAGGTCGAGATGCGGTCAACCCAGGCCGCCACGCCGGGCCAGACCCCGGCCAAAAATACCGAGACCGCCAAGGCCCTGGGCAACGCCTCCCCGCCGGCCGCTGCCGCCGACAAAACGGCCCCCGCGGCCAAACCCCGGCCCGCCGCCCCAGACAAAGCCCTCCAGGCGGCCGCTACGGACAAGCCCTCATGA